A genomic window from Corvus moneduloides isolate bCorMon1 chromosome 11, bCorMon1.pri, whole genome shotgun sequence includes:
- the TSEN2 gene encoding tRNA-splicing endonuclease subunit Sen2 isoform X1, producing MAEAVFHPPRRKRRVFESYEAPFPVDVGGKDFRVCQAEIINNNVIVRNPEDIEQLYNKGYFGKGILSRSRPVFSISDPLLVAKWRGVNTNMPIITSQKYQRRVQWAKSVLQEQGLDDCSVTKILDSYTKPLGLPFSREDGAEQTGDSCTSVGPNPENTEPSRQSAGSEGAQSPEGQNGGSKEGGDAAMDPGSGSRDQEQGDSREMAEGSCHRDPPVLCGCEGKQSPEQRAWQGMDLRECAPEYVLVQEEEEGSSCPEDDSTCAQGNLVKKEVLVCRKNPFRIFEYLQLSLEEAFFLVYALGCLSIYYGEEPLSIVKLWEVFSEVKPDFKTTYMAYHYFRGKGWVPKVGLKYGTDLLLYRKGPPFYHASYSVIAELVDDNFEGSLRRPLSWMSLSGLNRTTANASKELMLCYLIRPSDMTAEEMSTPECMKRIKVQELIVTRWVSSRERSEQDEF from the exons atggCAGAAGCAGTATTTCACCCcccaagaaggaaaagaagagttTTTGAGTCGTACGAGGCTCCCTTTCCTGTGGATGTAGGGGGGAAGGATTTCAGAGTATGCCAGGCTGAGATCATTAACAACAATGTGATTGTGAGGAACCCAGAGGATATTGAACAGCTCTACAACAAG GGCTACTTTGGAAAAGGGATCCTTTCCAGGAGCCGGCCAGTGTTCAGCATTTCAGATCCTCTGCTGGTGGCCAAGTGGAGAG GTGTTAACACAAACATGCCCATAATTACATCTCAAAA GTACCAGCGCCGTGTGCAGTGGGCTAAAAGtgtcctgcaggagcagggcctCGACGACTGCTCCGTCACCAAAATCCTGGACAGCTACACCAAACCCCTGGGGCTGCCCTTCTCCAGAGAGGATGGGGCTGAACAAACTGGAGACAGCTGCACCAGCGTGGGCCCAAACCCAGAAAATACAGAACCATCCAGGCAATCTGCTGGCAGTGAAGGAGCCCAAAGTCCTGAGGGTCAGAACGGGGGCTCCAAGGAGGGAGGAGATGCAGCCATGGATCCTGGGAGTGGCTCCAGGGACCAGGAGCAGGGGGATTCCAGAGAAATGGCTGAAGGATCCTGCCACAGGGACCCTCCTGTGCTCTGTGGCTGCGAGGGGaagcagagccctgagcagagGGCTTGGCAGGGGATGGACTTGAGGGAATGTGCTCCGGAGTATGTGCTGGtgcaagaggaggaagaaggaagctCCTGTCCTGAAGATGACTCCACTTGTGCACAAGGAAAT CTTGTCAAGAAGGAAGTATTAGTATGCAGAAAAAACCCATTTAGGATTTTTGAGTACTTACAACTCAGCTTGGAAGAG gcttttttcttgGTGTATGCCCTGGGATGTTTAAGTATTTATTATGGTGAG GAGCCCCTGAGCATTGTGAAGCTGTGGGAAGTGTTCAGTGAGGTGAAGCCTGACTTCAAAACCACCTACATGGCCTATCACTACTTCAGGGGCAAGGGCTGGGTGCCCAAGGTGGGGCTGAAGTACGGCACGGATCTCT tgctgtATCGAAAAGGGCCCCCCTTCTACCACGCCAG TTACTCTGTCATTGCTGAGTTGGTGGATGATAATTTTGAAGGTTCCCTTCGCAGACCCCTCAGCTGGATGTCCCTGTCTGGGCTGAACAGAACAACTGCAAATGCTTCTAAG gagcTCATGCTCTGCTATTTGATCAGACCTTCTGACATGACTGCAGAGGAGATGTCAACCCCAGAGTGTATGAAGAGAATCAAGGTTCAG GAACTGATCGTTACTCGTTGGGTTTCTTCCCGTGAGCGCAGTGAACAGGATGAATTTTAA
- the TSEN2 gene encoding tRNA-splicing endonuclease subunit Sen2 isoform X2, with protein MQGYFGKGILSRSRPVFSISDPLLVAKWRGVNTNMPIITSQKYQRRVQWAKSVLQEQGLDDCSVTKILDSYTKPLGLPFSREDGAEQTGDSCTSVGPNPENTEPSRQSAGSEGAQSPEGQNGGSKEGGDAAMDPGSGSRDQEQGDSREMAEGSCHRDPPVLCGCEGKQSPEQRAWQGMDLRECAPEYVLVQEEEEGSSCPEDDSTCAQGNLVKKEVLVCRKNPFRIFEYLQLSLEEAFFLVYALGCLSIYYGEEPLSIVKLWEVFSEVKPDFKTTYMAYHYFRGKGWVPKVGLKYGTDLLLYRKGPPFYHASYSVIAELVDDNFEGSLRRPLSWMSLSGLNRTTANASKELMLCYLIRPSDMTAEEMSTPECMKRIKVQELIVTRWVSSRERSEQDEF; from the exons ATGCAG GGCTACTTTGGAAAAGGGATCCTTTCCAGGAGCCGGCCAGTGTTCAGCATTTCAGATCCTCTGCTGGTGGCCAAGTGGAGAG GTGTTAACACAAACATGCCCATAATTACATCTCAAAA GTACCAGCGCCGTGTGCAGTGGGCTAAAAGtgtcctgcaggagcagggcctCGACGACTGCTCCGTCACCAAAATCCTGGACAGCTACACCAAACCCCTGGGGCTGCCCTTCTCCAGAGAGGATGGGGCTGAACAAACTGGAGACAGCTGCACCAGCGTGGGCCCAAACCCAGAAAATACAGAACCATCCAGGCAATCTGCTGGCAGTGAAGGAGCCCAAAGTCCTGAGGGTCAGAACGGGGGCTCCAAGGAGGGAGGAGATGCAGCCATGGATCCTGGGAGTGGCTCCAGGGACCAGGAGCAGGGGGATTCCAGAGAAATGGCTGAAGGATCCTGCCACAGGGACCCTCCTGTGCTCTGTGGCTGCGAGGGGaagcagagccctgagcagagGGCTTGGCAGGGGATGGACTTGAGGGAATGTGCTCCGGAGTATGTGCTGGtgcaagaggaggaagaaggaagctCCTGTCCTGAAGATGACTCCACTTGTGCACAAGGAAAT CTTGTCAAGAAGGAAGTATTAGTATGCAGAAAAAACCCATTTAGGATTTTTGAGTACTTACAACTCAGCTTGGAAGAG gcttttttcttgGTGTATGCCCTGGGATGTTTAAGTATTTATTATGGTGAG GAGCCCCTGAGCATTGTGAAGCTGTGGGAAGTGTTCAGTGAGGTGAAGCCTGACTTCAAAACCACCTACATGGCCTATCACTACTTCAGGGGCAAGGGCTGGGTGCCCAAGGTGGGGCTGAAGTACGGCACGGATCTCT tgctgtATCGAAAAGGGCCCCCCTTCTACCACGCCAG TTACTCTGTCATTGCTGAGTTGGTGGATGATAATTTTGAAGGTTCCCTTCGCAGACCCCTCAGCTGGATGTCCCTGTCTGGGCTGAACAGAACAACTGCAAATGCTTCTAAG gagcTCATGCTCTGCTATTTGATCAGACCTTCTGACATGACTGCAGAGGAGATGTCAACCCCAGAGTGTATGAAGAGAATCAAGGTTCAG GAACTGATCGTTACTCGTTGGGTTTCTTCCCGTGAGCGCAGTGAACAGGATGAATTTTAA
- the MKRN2OS gene encoding MKRN2 opposite strand protein — protein MALLRVRHCRALLYCRRAPPARCPACGGDLRAAGLAAAPVRLPCPFRHGHGQPRAFLIRPTRGTFLHGYDGHSDLHVGITNSQGVVYNYDQEGVHRAGSGWEQCISIPLVQPDMSELLQQWDDLLEEFSLEEAWLPHRYEEQQHNCYTFALAFVNRVRQGRGREPLSKAQFTERFLIPHTREASRYLTLHQELAHSDCYVVPLPEQEQDSGAGNDTLLE, from the exons ATGGCGCTGCTGCGCGTGCGCCACTGCCGCGCGCTCCTGTACTGCCGGCGCGCGCCGCCAGCGCGCTGCCCCGCGTGCGGCGGGGACCTGCGCGCCGCCGGGCTGGCCGCCGCGCCTGTCCGCCTGCCCTGCCCCTTCCGGCACGGCCACGGGCAGCCCCGCGCCTTCCTCATCAGGCCCACCCGCGGCACCTTCCTGCA CGGCTACGACGGGCACTCCGACCTGCACGTCGGGATCACCAATTCCCAGG GCGTGGTGTACAACTATGACCAGGAGGGtgtgcacagggctggcagtggctgGGAGCAGTGCATCAGCATCCCCCTGGTGCAGCCAGACATGTCggagctcctgcagcagtgggatgACCTCCTGGAGGAATTTTCCTTGGAAGAGGCCTGGCTCCCTCACAG GTacgaggagcagcagcacaactgcTACACCTTCGCCCTGGCCTTCGTCAACCGCGTCCggcagggccggggccgggAGCCCCTGAGCAAGGCCCAGTTCACCGAGAGGTTCCTGATCCCACACACCAGGGAGGCCTCCAGGTACCTCACCCTGCACCAGGAGCTGGCACACAGCGACTGCTACGTCGTGCCCCTGCCCGAGCAAGAGCAGGACAGCGGGGCTGGAAACGACACCTTGCTGGAGTAG